From a region of the Citricoccus muralis genome:
- a CDS encoding ABC transporter ATP-binding protein → MNTTAPSTVPGTVPPSGQRTPAAGADSAGTGTALHATGVHRQFGSGLGAVRAVNGVDLQIQRGEIVALLGPNGAGKTTFLDLVLGFTAPTSGSLTVLGMPPKQAVLEGRVGAVLQTGGLLSDLTVKETMSMVAACQPRHIPVEAALERAGAAQIAGRKVRKCSGGEQQRLRFALALLTEPDLLLLDEPTAGMDVRARKEFWETMQAEAERGRTVVFATHFLQEASDFADRIVLMRAGRKVVDGPVDEVLDTGHRTVSCVWDGPGTPEEVAVKLGLPDAVARQNGRVRFTAQDTDRLAGFLLSAGLAHDLTIAAASLDEVFLDLTSDDATEGTLT, encoded by the coding sequence CCCATCCGGTCAGCGAACCCCCGCTGCCGGTGCCGATTCTGCCGGCACCGGCACCGCCCTTCACGCCACCGGCGTCCACCGTCAATTCGGCAGCGGGCTCGGCGCCGTCCGGGCCGTCAACGGCGTCGACCTGCAGATCCAGCGTGGCGAGATCGTGGCCCTGCTCGGTCCCAATGGCGCCGGCAAGACCACGTTCCTCGACCTGGTCCTCGGCTTCACCGCCCCGACCTCCGGCTCCCTCACGGTCCTCGGAATGCCTCCGAAGCAGGCAGTGCTCGAGGGCCGGGTCGGCGCCGTGCTCCAGACCGGCGGCCTATTGAGCGACCTGACAGTCAAGGAGACCATGTCCATGGTCGCCGCCTGCCAGCCCCGCCACATCCCGGTCGAGGCCGCCCTCGAGCGGGCTGGCGCGGCACAGATCGCCGGTCGCAAGGTCCGCAAGTGCTCCGGCGGCGAGCAGCAGCGGCTGCGCTTCGCCCTCGCCCTGCTGACCGAACCTGACCTGCTACTCCTGGACGAGCCCACCGCCGGCATGGACGTGCGGGCCCGCAAGGAGTTCTGGGAGACCATGCAGGCCGAGGCTGAACGCGGCCGGACGGTCGTCTTCGCCACCCACTTCCTCCAGGAGGCCTCGGACTTCGCCGACCGGATCGTGTTGATGCGCGCCGGCCGCAAGGTGGTGGACGGCCCCGTGGATGAGGTCCTCGATACCGGTCACCGCACGGTCTCGTGTGTGTGGGACGGCCCCGGGACCCCCGAGGAGGTCGCGGTCAAGCTGGGACTTCCCGACGCCGTCGCGCGCCAGAACGGGCGGGTGCGGTTCACCGCACAGGACACGGACCGGCTCGCCGGCTTCCTGCTCTCCGCGGGACTGGCGCACGACCTCACCATTGCAGCGGCCTCACTGGACGAGGTCTTCCTCGATCTCACGTCCGACGATGCCACGGAAGGAACCCTGACATGA
- a CDS encoding ABC transporter permease produces MSTTVSAQIQQSPHGRRRSRLRIITAFAGWEFLRNARMVESTFFIVVLPTVLYLMFGALSAYGESPVGNGNIASYNMTAMTVYGATMATSVIAGSAALERQQGWGRQLGLTGLTSTGYMLGKVLVALGIALMPIVVVFTVGSLTGAAFDEAWMWPASGALALLGAIPFALYGLAAALLFRSEAAVSAASGILVVLAFFGNLFMPLSGTLLEIARFTPVYGIAALARWPQLEGTVVSMEDGGAPISDPLWAIVLNVVAWTILFAAICLVASRRSTRRG; encoded by the coding sequence ATGAGCACCACCGTTTCCGCCCAGATTCAGCAGAGCCCGCATGGCCGGAGGAGGTCCCGGCTACGGATCATCACCGCATTCGCCGGCTGGGAGTTCCTCCGCAACGCCCGGATGGTGGAGTCCACCTTCTTCATCGTGGTCCTGCCCACCGTGCTATACCTGATGTTCGGCGCCCTGTCGGCCTACGGAGAGAGCCCGGTCGGCAACGGCAACATCGCCTCCTACAACATGACGGCCATGACGGTCTACGGCGCCACGATGGCGACGAGTGTGATCGCCGGATCAGCCGCCCTGGAACGCCAGCAGGGATGGGGCCGCCAGCTGGGACTGACCGGGCTGACCAGCACGGGCTACATGCTCGGCAAGGTGCTGGTGGCCTTGGGCATCGCCCTGATGCCCATCGTGGTGGTCTTCACCGTCGGCTCCCTGACGGGTGCGGCCTTCGATGAGGCGTGGATGTGGCCCGCGTCCGGCGCCCTGGCGCTGCTCGGGGCCATCCCGTTCGCGCTCTACGGGCTCGCGGCGGCCCTATTGTTCCGCTCGGAGGCGGCCGTCTCGGCGGCGTCCGGCATCCTCGTGGTCCTCGCGTTCTTCGGCAACCTGTTCATGCCGCTGTCCGGCACCCTGCTGGAGATCGCCCGATTCACGCCCGTCTACGGCATCGCCGCGCTGGCGCGGTGGCCACAGCTGGAGGGCACGGTCGTGAGCATGGAAGACGGCGGCGCCCCGATCAGCGACCCGTTGTGGGCGATCGTGCTAAACGTAGTGGCATGGACCATCCTCTTCGCCGCGATCTGCCTGGTCGCCTCCCGCCGTTCCACCCGGCGGGGCTGA
- a CDS encoding sensor histidine kinase, with protein MPERCEGSEGSADGIAVQPAGAFGAGEWPEVPLKANERAPVLITAGVWLVFLVVPLVAMVTGDAPLGTKVLGCAGLAAFVVVYMGHFIWPWPWRTLPHWVNTAAATAVLLLCVLATIPAGGLNSFNFLPFTLAIWIFPHRLRVGLPVSVALSTAWVVVALSVDSGGSRFWLVVPTVMALVIMLALRLAMEREERSRILGEELALSRQRERFGRDVHDVLGHSLTVITLKTELARRLVDSDPEQAKVELDEVLELSRQSLAEVRTTVGGLHVPDLGAQLASARTALQAAGIAFDLPEASSVARFRPERRELFAWCLREAITNVIRHSGASHCTVTITADRLTVADDGAGLSEPASPGNGLSGMRHRVTDVGGSLSLSQVHPGSDRPGTTLEVHL; from the coding sequence GTGCCAGAGAGGTGCGAGGGGTCCGAGGGGTCCGCCGACGGGATCGCTGTCCAGCCGGCGGGCGCCTTCGGGGCCGGCGAATGGCCCGAGGTCCCCCTGAAGGCCAACGAACGGGCCCCCGTCCTCATCACGGCCGGAGTCTGGCTGGTCTTCCTGGTGGTGCCGCTGGTGGCCATGGTCACCGGGGATGCTCCGCTCGGGACGAAGGTGCTCGGCTGCGCCGGTCTGGCGGCCTTCGTCGTGGTCTACATGGGGCATTTCATCTGGCCCTGGCCATGGCGCACTCTGCCGCATTGGGTGAACACCGCTGCGGCCACCGCCGTCCTGCTCCTCTGCGTCCTCGCCACCATCCCGGCGGGTGGACTCAACTCCTTCAATTTCCTGCCGTTCACGCTGGCCATCTGGATCTTTCCGCACCGGCTCAGGGTCGGCCTCCCGGTCTCCGTGGCTCTCTCAACGGCCTGGGTCGTGGTGGCCCTGAGCGTGGACTCCGGCGGCAGCCGCTTCTGGCTGGTCGTCCCCACCGTCATGGCCCTGGTGATCATGCTCGCGCTGCGCCTGGCCATGGAACGCGAGGAGCGCTCCCGCATCCTCGGTGAGGAACTGGCCCTCTCCCGCCAGCGCGAACGGTTCGGCCGGGACGTGCACGATGTCCTGGGCCACTCCCTCACCGTCATCACCCTGAAGACGGAACTGGCCCGCCGGCTGGTGGACTCCGACCCGGAGCAGGCCAAGGTCGAGCTCGACGAGGTCCTCGAGCTGTCCCGGCAGTCCCTGGCCGAGGTCCGCACCACCGTCGGTGGACTGCACGTCCCCGACCTGGGCGCCCAGCTCGCCTCCGCCCGCACCGCCCTCCAGGCCGCCGGCATCGCGTTCGACCTGCCTGAAGCCTCCTCCGTCGCCAGATTCCGTCCCGAACGCCGCGAACTCTTCGCGTGGTGCCTCCGGGAGGCCATCACCAACGTCATCCGCCACTCTGGTGCTTCGCACTGCACCGTCACCATCACCGCGGACCGGCTCACCGTGGCCGACGACGGCGCGGGCCTCAGCGAGCCTGCGTCGCCCGGCAACGGGCTCAGCGGCATGCGCCATCGGGTCACGGACGTCGGCGGTAGCCTCTCACTGAGTCAGGTCCATCCGGGGTCGGACCGACCGGGCACGACACTGGAGGTGCACCTGTGA
- a CDS encoding response regulator transcription factor, whose translation MTHPNAAGVGPIRLLLADDQALVRGALAALLAMESDLEVVAQVGDGTTVAATVAELRVDVALLDIDMPGLDGIEAARAIAAGGTGCRSLIVTTFGRPGYLRRALEAGASGFVVKDTPAEQLAQAVRSVHAGRRVVDPSLAEETLVSGSNPLTERERDVLRAALNGSSVRQIAAALFLSPGTVRNHLSSAIGKTHTTNRTEAGLAARDNGWL comes from the coding sequence GTGACGCATCCGAACGCGGCCGGCGTCGGGCCCATCCGGCTGTTGCTGGCCGATGACCAGGCCCTGGTCCGCGGGGCCCTGGCCGCACTGCTGGCGATGGAGTCCGACCTCGAGGTGGTGGCGCAGGTGGGCGACGGGACCACCGTGGCGGCCACCGTGGCCGAGCTGCGCGTGGACGTGGCCCTGCTGGACATCGACATGCCGGGACTGGACGGGATCGAGGCCGCCCGGGCCATCGCGGCCGGCGGGACGGGATGCCGCTCGCTGATCGTCACCACGTTCGGCCGGCCCGGTTACCTGCGGCGCGCCCTGGAGGCCGGGGCGAGCGGCTTCGTGGTGAAGGACACCCCGGCTGAGCAGCTGGCCCAGGCGGTGCGCTCCGTGCACGCGGGACGGCGGGTCGTGGATCCGTCCCTGGCGGAGGAGACCCTCGTGTCCGGGTCGAATCCACTGACCGAACGTGAGCGGGACGTGCTGCGCGCCGCGCTGAACGGTTCCAGCGTGCGGCAGATCGCCGCCGCCCTGTTCCTCTCCCCCGGCACCGTGCGCAACCACCTGTCCTCGGCCATCGGCAAGACCCACACCACCAACCGGACCGAGGCCGGCCTCGCGGCACGGGACAACGGCTGGCTGTAG
- a CDS encoding SLC13 family permease, whose translation MSDTTGRARSETTDRTPTEPTEPTGPAGRELPTDHRSPGERAPAEERNLHLRRWIGFGGGLVLAAVVFLAMPADVEHNARLTAAVAVLMAVWWMTEAIPIPATALLPLILFPVFGEDIGVDDVGASYGNNIIFLFMGGFMLALAMQRWDLHRRIALVTVRAMGTRPGGVVAGFMIATGFLSMWVSNTATAVMMIPIGVSVLTLVVAADKSNPVEESSDPTSGEVKDAVIKSNFGTALMLGIAYAASVGSLGTLIGTPPNALLAGYMAESHGVTIGFGQWMLVGVPLSIVMMFIVWFLLTRVLFKAEIKEIPGGRELIADELSKLGRMSSGEIRVLAIFVLAAASWITIPLLFEDLISDAGIAMVAGVLLFLLPAGAARGVRLLDWESAVKLPWGVLLLFGGGLALSAQFSGSGLADWIGEQVAGLSDIPVWLLVAIMAMAILFLTELTSNTATAATFLPVAGGVAMGVGVDPLLLCIPVALAATCAFMLPVATPPNAIAFGSGYVTIGQMVKGGLYLNLIGIVLITLVTMTLGVWAFGLVF comes from the coding sequence ATGTCCGACACCACGGGACGGGCTCGTTCGGAGACCACAGACCGAACACCGACAGAACCGACAGAACCGACAGGACCGGCAGGTCGGGAGCTGCCCACCGACCACCGGTCCCCCGGGGAGAGGGCACCGGCGGAAGAGCGGAACCTGCACCTCCGGCGGTGGATCGGATTCGGCGGAGGACTGGTGCTGGCCGCCGTCGTGTTCCTGGCGATGCCCGCGGACGTGGAGCACAACGCGCGGCTGACGGCCGCCGTCGCGGTGCTGATGGCGGTGTGGTGGATGACCGAGGCCATCCCGATCCCGGCGACCGCCCTGCTGCCGCTCATCCTCTTCCCGGTGTTCGGGGAAGACATCGGCGTGGACGATGTGGGCGCCTCCTACGGGAACAACATCATCTTCCTGTTCATGGGCGGCTTCATGCTGGCGCTGGCCATGCAGCGGTGGGACCTGCACCGGCGGATCGCCCTGGTCACGGTGCGGGCCATGGGCACCCGGCCCGGAGGTGTGGTGGCCGGTTTCATGATCGCCACGGGCTTCCTCTCGATGTGGGTGTCCAACACCGCCACTGCCGTGATGATGATCCCGATCGGCGTGTCCGTGCTGACCCTCGTGGTGGCGGCGGACAAGTCCAACCCCGTGGAGGAGTCCTCCGATCCGACCTCCGGGGAGGTCAAGGACGCCGTCATCAAGTCCAACTTCGGCACGGCCCTGATGCTCGGCATCGCCTACGCCGCCTCCGTCGGATCGCTCGGCACCCTGATCGGCACGCCCCCGAATGCCCTCCTGGCCGGCTACATGGCCGAGTCCCACGGGGTGACCATCGGTTTCGGGCAGTGGATGCTCGTCGGCGTGCCCCTGTCCATCGTGATGATGTTCATCGTCTGGTTCCTGCTGACGCGCGTGCTGTTCAAGGCGGAGATCAAGGAGATCCCGGGCGGCCGTGAACTCATTGCGGACGAACTGTCCAAGCTGGGGCGGATGTCCTCCGGAGAGATCCGCGTCTTGGCGATCTTCGTGCTGGCCGCCGCCTCCTGGATCACCATCCCCTTGCTCTTCGAGGACCTCATCAGTGATGCGGGCATCGCCATGGTCGCCGGAGTGCTGCTGTTCCTGCTGCCGGCCGGCGCCGCCCGGGGCGTCCGGCTCTTGGACTGGGAGTCCGCGGTCAAGCTGCCGTGGGGCGTCCTGTTGCTGTTCGGCGGCGGGCTCGCGCTGTCCGCCCAGTTCAGCGGCTCCGGGCTCGCCGACTGGATCGGTGAGCAGGTCGCCGGACTGTCCGACATCCCCGTCTGGTTGCTCGTGGCCATCATGGCCATGGCGATCCTCTTCCTGACGGAGCTGACCTCGAACACCGCCACGGCGGCGACCTTCCTGCCCGTGGCGGGCGGGGTGGCCATGGGCGTCGGGGTCGACCCGCTGCTGTTGTGCATCCCGGTGGCCCTGGCCGCCACCTGCGCCTTCATGCTGCCCGTGGCCACGCCGCCGAACGCCATCGCCTTCGGCTCCGGCTATGTGACCATCGGACAGATGGTCAAGGGCGGGCTGTACCTGAACCTGATCGGCATCGTGCTGATCACCCTGGTCACCATGACCCTCGGCGTGTGGGCGTTCGGCCTGGTGTTCTGA
- a CDS encoding DNA recombination protein RmuC — protein METSAVVLVAVVCVVAGLVVGAVMGGWLVWTRLRGTWAESERGARDEAQAARSELSEVQAALAAAEAESRVLAAERTADRDRSAAESKVLTALAPVGQRLETLQRQVGMLERDRVEQYGQLSEQLKTAAATDSALLVNTKTLVATLKSTSARGHWGEVQLRRVVEAAGMLPHTDFSEQEVLRGDEDQVLRPDLVVRLPGGKSLAVDAKAPLAAILEAEELAGDSTTEGASRRHELHQAHAKAVRAHVDALSAKGYWQGLQDSPELVICFLPAESFLAAALEADPGLLDHAFSKNVALVAPVSLLTALKSVAYSWRQETLTENARELFAVSRQLYQRLGTLGGHVTKLGSSLKSAVEKYNSMVGTLETRVLPSARRIGELNPSSVEGMPSAPPLESTPRVLSAAELLEEPGMPADPPVDLRRQA, from the coding sequence ATGGAGACTTCAGCAGTGGTGTTGGTGGCCGTGGTGTGCGTGGTGGCGGGCCTGGTCGTGGGTGCGGTGATGGGTGGCTGGTTGGTCTGGACGCGCCTGCGCGGAACCTGGGCGGAGTCCGAGCGGGGAGCCAGGGACGAGGCCCAGGCGGCACGGAGCGAATTGTCAGAGGTCCAGGCCGCACTGGCCGCGGCGGAGGCCGAGAGCAGGGTTCTGGCCGCCGAGCGGACGGCGGACCGGGATCGTTCCGCCGCCGAGTCCAAGGTGCTGACCGCCCTCGCCCCTGTGGGGCAACGGCTGGAGACCCTGCAGCGGCAGGTCGGGATGCTGGAGCGGGACCGCGTGGAGCAGTACGGGCAGCTCTCCGAGCAGCTCAAGACCGCGGCCGCCACGGACTCGGCCCTGCTGGTGAACACCAAGACCCTGGTCGCCACCCTGAAGTCGACCTCGGCGCGGGGGCACTGGGGCGAGGTACAGCTGCGCCGGGTGGTGGAGGCCGCCGGGATGCTGCCCCACACCGACTTCTCCGAACAGGAGGTGCTGCGCGGGGATGAGGACCAGGTCCTCCGGCCGGACCTCGTGGTGCGGCTCCCCGGCGGAAAGTCGCTCGCCGTGGATGCCAAAGCGCCACTGGCGGCCATCCTCGAAGCCGAGGAACTGGCCGGCGATTCGACGACCGAGGGCGCCAGCCGGCGCCATGAGTTGCACCAGGCCCACGCCAAGGCGGTGCGCGCTCACGTGGACGCCCTCTCCGCCAAGGGCTACTGGCAGGGATTGCAGGACTCGCCCGAGCTGGTGATCTGCTTCCTGCCCGCCGAGTCCTTCCTGGCCGCCGCGCTCGAGGCCGACCCCGGCCTGCTGGACCACGCCTTCTCGAAGAATGTGGCCCTGGTGGCACCGGTGTCCCTGTTGACCGCCCTGAAATCGGTCGCCTACTCCTGGCGCCAGGAGACCTTGACCGAGAACGCGCGGGAACTCTTCGCGGTCTCGCGGCAGCTCTACCAGCGCCTGGGCACCCTTGGCGGGCATGTCACCAAACTGGGCAGTTCACTGAAGTCGGCGGTGGAGAAGTACAACTCCATGGTCGGCACGCTCGAGACCCGCGTGCTGCCCTCGGCCCGGCGCATCGGCGAGTTGAATCCCTCCAGCGTGGAGGGGATGCCCTCCGCTCCTCCCCTGGAGTCGACTCCGCGCGTCCTGTCCGCGGCGGAACTGCTGGAGGAGCCGGGCATGCCAGCAGATCCGCCCGTTGATCTCCGACGTCAGGCATGA
- a CDS encoding NADPH-dependent FMN reductase, with product MRIGYIVGSLAQNSINRRLAKALSALAPEGVEFFELPISELPLYNSDFDADYPAAALDFKESVSSADGVLFLTPEYSRSLPAALKNAIEWGARPWGQAVWGGVPAAVIGTSPGGTGTAMAQQHLRNILSHLDMKTMGQPETFIQSREGALAETGEVQDATLLPVLQGFVDALVAHVEANARVAV from the coding sequence ATGCGCATCGGCTACATCGTCGGCTCCCTCGCCCAGAACTCCATCAACCGCCGTCTGGCCAAGGCCCTCTCGGCACTGGCCCCCGAGGGCGTGGAGTTCTTCGAGCTCCCCATCAGCGAGCTGCCCCTGTACAACTCGGACTTCGACGCCGACTACCCGGCTGCGGCCCTGGACTTCAAGGAGTCCGTCTCCTCGGCCGATGGCGTCCTGTTCCTCACCCCGGAGTACTCCCGCTCCCTCCCCGCCGCCTTGAAGAACGCCATCGAGTGGGGCGCCCGTCCCTGGGGCCAGGCCGTGTGGGGCGGCGTTCCCGCCGCCGTCATCGGCACCTCTCCTGGCGGCACCGGGACCGCCATGGCCCAGCAGCACCTGCGCAACATCCTGTCCCACCTGGACATGAAGACCATGGGTCAGCCGGAGACCTTCATCCAGTCCCGCGAGGGTGCCCTCGCCGAGACCGGCGAGGTCCAGGACGCCACGCTCCTGCCGGTTCTGCAGGGCTTCGTGGATGCTCTCGTCGCGCATGTGGAGGCCAACGCCCGCGTCGCCGTCTGA
- a CDS encoding DEAD/DEAH box helicase yields MPTSSDSEFAELGVPAGLAAALAPQGIISPTPIQKATLPDSLTGRDVLGRGRTGSGKSYAFLLPLASRLSGGRSATARRPRSLILAPTRELALQLEDSFKPLSAASGLSSLTIFGGVGQNPQVKALARGVDVLVACPGRLLDLMGQGHVDLSGVEILIIDEADHMADMGFLPMVRRILDKVPTKAQKMLFSATLDEGVGVLVKKYLKNPVVHEADSAVSPVAKMDHHVVSVDGDDKLAALADLCAAPGRTIVFTRTKYGAKKAAKQLRQRGVSALELHGNLSQNARTRNLDAFHNGTAGTLVATDIAARGIHVDDVSLVIHSDPPTEHKAYLHRSGRTARAGQAGTVVTLAGREQRNEVRTLMRAAKISPTVHADGADDSLLETLAPGERSFLEAAELEKLLAVSTPSTQQSGQNGGGNGGSGGRSGGRQGGGSSGAGGRSGGRNGSRGGRNGGRSGGQGSQGGQREGQPDGGRPRSAAASGERSERSRNERPSQDRAGNGGGQGGRGTGRPGNRRAGTSAGTPTAGGRVYSSESGGRNTDFRENRDHEGGREGRGGAGRSRGGPNRRSSSAQGSPRS; encoded by the coding sequence ATGCCCACTTCATCCGACTCGGAATTCGCCGAGCTCGGGGTGCCCGCCGGCCTGGCCGCCGCGCTGGCCCCGCAGGGCATCATCTCTCCCACCCCGATCCAGAAGGCCACCCTTCCGGATTCGCTCACCGGCCGTGACGTTCTCGGCCGCGGCCGGACCGGTTCCGGCAAGTCCTACGCCTTCCTGCTGCCGCTGGCCTCCCGCCTGAGCGGCGGGCGCTCGGCCACGGCCCGCCGGCCGCGGTCGCTCATCTTGGCTCCGACCCGAGAGCTGGCCCTCCAGCTCGAGGACTCCTTCAAGCCGCTCTCCGCGGCCAGTGGTCTGTCCTCGCTGACGATCTTCGGCGGCGTCGGCCAGAACCCGCAGGTCAAGGCGCTGGCGCGCGGCGTGGATGTCCTCGTCGCCTGCCCCGGCCGCCTCCTGGACCTCATGGGTCAGGGTCACGTTGACCTGTCCGGCGTGGAGATCCTCATCATCGACGAGGCCGACCACATGGCGGACATGGGCTTCCTGCCGATGGTCCGCCGCATCCTGGACAAGGTGCCCACCAAGGCTCAGAAGATGCTCTTCTCCGCCACTCTGGACGAGGGCGTCGGCGTGCTCGTCAAGAAGTACCTCAAGAACCCTGTGGTTCATGAGGCCGATTCGGCCGTCTCCCCGGTGGCGAAGATGGATCACCACGTGGTGTCCGTGGACGGGGATGACAAGCTGGCCGCCCTGGCCGACCTGTGCGCCGCCCCGGGCCGGACCATCGTGTTCACCCGCACCAAGTACGGGGCCAAGAAGGCCGCCAAGCAGTTGCGCCAGCGGGGCGTCTCCGCCCTGGAGTTGCACGGCAACCTGTCCCAGAACGCCCGCACCCGGAACCTGGATGCCTTCCACAACGGCACCGCCGGCACCCTCGTCGCCACGGACATCGCCGCCCGCGGCATCCACGTGGACGACGTCTCCCTGGTGATCCACTCCGACCCGCCCACCGAGCACAAGGCGTACCTGCACCGCTCCGGCCGCACGGCCCGTGCGGGCCAGGCTGGCACCGTGGTGACCTTGGCCGGGCGCGAGCAGCGCAATGAGGTCCGCACCCTGATGCGCGCCGCCAAGATCTCCCCGACGGTCCATGCCGACGGCGCCGACGACTCCCTGCTGGAGACGCTGGCCCCCGGTGAACGCTCGTTCCTGGAGGCCGCTGAGCTCGAGAAGCTCCTCGCTGTCTCCACGCCCAGCACCCAGCAGTCCGGCCAGAACGGCGGCGGCAATGGAGGTAGCGGTGGTCGCTCCGGCGGTCGCCAGGGCGGCGGATCCTCCGGTGCCGGTGGCCGTTCCGGCGGTCGCAATGGCTCACGAGGAGGCCGCAACGGTGGCCGTTCCGGCGGTCAAGGCAGTCAGGGCGGTCAGCGCGAGGGCCAGCCCGACGGCGGCCGGCCCCGCAGCGCCGCCGCGTCCGGTGAGCGTTCGGAGCGGTCCCGCAACGAGCGCCCCTCCCAGGATCGCGCCGGCAACGGTGGCGGCCAGGGCGGCCGCGGAACCGGCCGGCCGGGCAACCGCCGCGCGGGCACCTCGGCCGGGACGCCGACGGCGGGCGGCCGGGTGTACTCCTCGGAGTCCGGTGGACGCAACACCGACTTCCGGGAGAACCGGGACCATGAGGGCGGCCGCGAAGGCCGTGGTGGCGCCGGCCGCTCCCGCGGTGGCCCCAACCGCCGCTCCTCCAGCGCGCAGGGCTCGCCCCGCAGCTGA
- a CDS encoding GntP family permease yields the protein MTIEEWTPTLGAGPLLGIAAAAIALLLFLIMYLRMHAFPALVLVSVLTAFAAGIPANLVVSTATEGFGSTLATVALLVGLGAMLGRLVEMSGGAKVLADTLIGWFGEKRAPFALGVASLLFGFPIFFDAGLVVMLPVVFAVARRLGGSVLSYGLPVAGAFSVMHIYLPPHPGPVSAATFFEANVGLVMLLGLLVALPTWYVTSYLFGRWAGRRWQLPVPSLLGRADEEQEKNPPRFVTVVLVLLLPMLLIFLNTGLDTLNRGGMLPEGTGDSTWFQVLRVLGETPVALLITLLVATIVLGRARGTDKSVLEKTLEGALGPVCSVILVTGAGGMFGSVLRTSGIGDALEDSLSDLGVPLILAGFLIAAVLRIAQGSATVALTTAAGLVSAGVAAADYNAVQLAAMVLAVGAGSVVASHVNDSGFWLVGRFFGMDVKTTLKTWTVLETLIGVMGFVIAWVIFALAGAMG from the coding sequence ATGACCATCGAAGAATGGACCCCTACCCTGGGGGCCGGACCGCTGCTCGGCATCGCCGCCGCGGCGATCGCGCTGTTGCTGTTCCTCATCATGTATCTGCGGATGCACGCGTTCCCGGCGCTCGTCCTTGTCAGCGTCCTGACCGCCTTCGCCGCGGGCATCCCGGCGAACCTCGTGGTCTCCACGGCGACGGAGGGCTTCGGCAGCACCCTGGCCACCGTCGCCCTGTTGGTGGGCCTGGGAGCCATGCTCGGCCGGCTGGTGGAGATGTCCGGCGGCGCCAAGGTCCTGGCGGACACCCTCATCGGCTGGTTCGGTGAGAAGCGCGCCCCCTTCGCCCTCGGTGTCGCCTCCCTGCTGTTCGGCTTCCCCATCTTCTTCGACGCCGGCCTGGTCGTCATGCTGCCCGTCGTCTTCGCCGTGGCGCGCCGCCTCGGCGGGTCGGTGCTGTCCTACGGGCTGCCGGTGGCCGGTGCCTTCTCCGTCATGCACATCTACCTGCCTCCGCACCCGGGGCCGGTGTCTGCCGCCACGTTCTTCGAGGCCAACGTTGGCCTGGTGATGCTCCTCGGTCTGCTGGTGGCCCTGCCCACCTGGTACGTGACCAGTTACCTCTTCGGACGTTGGGCCGGCCGGCGCTGGCAGCTGCCGGTGCCCTCCCTGCTCGGACGGGCAGACGAGGAACAGGAGAAGAACCCGCCGCGGTTCGTGACCGTGGTCCTGGTCCTGCTGCTGCCGATGCTCCTGATCTTCCTCAACACCGGCCTGGACACCCTCAACCGCGGCGGCATGCTGCCCGAGGGGACGGGCGATTCCACCTGGTTCCAGGTCCTGCGCGTCCTGGGCGAGACCCCGGTGGCGCTGCTGATCACCCTGCTGGTGGCCACGATCGTCCTGGGCCGGGCCCGCGGCACCGACAAGTCCGTCCTGGAGAAGACCCTTGAGGGCGCCCTCGGTCCGGTGTGCTCCGTCATCCTCGTCACCGGTGCCGGCGGCATGTTCGGCTCGGTGCTGCGGACCTCCGGCATCGGTGATGCGCTGGAGGATTCGCTTTCTGACCTGGGTGTGCCGTTGATCCTCGCCGGCTTCCTTATCGCCGCCGTGTTGCGCATCGCGCAGGGCTCGGCGACCGTCGCCCTGACCACCGCCGCCGGCCTGGTGAGCGCCGGAGTGGCCGCTGCGGACTACAACGCCGTCCAGCTGGCCGCCATGGTGCTCGCCGTGGGTGCGGGTTCCGTGGTGGCCTCCCACGTCAACGACTCCGGCTTCTGGCTGGTCGGCCGGTTCTTCGGGATGGACGTCAAGACCACCCTGAAGACCTGGACCGTGCTGGAGACCCTCATCGGCGTCATGGGCTTCGTGATCGCCTGGGTGATCTTCGCCCTCGCCGGCGCCATGGGCTGA
- a CDS encoding gluconokinase — MGSGTSSAAQETVHLVLMGISGSGKTTLAERLAQELKRSYAEADEFHSPANIEKMASGTPLTDEDRAPWLAAIRDWMGSAANAGGTIVTCSALKRTYRDLLREAAGRVFFLHVTSDPAVIIDRMEHRPGHFMPASLVPSQLATLEELGMDEDGAVLVNSGSVDELVEQALTIVADL, encoded by the coding sequence ATGGGTTCCGGCACATCATCTGCCGCGCAGGAGACTGTCCACCTGGTCCTGATGGGCATCTCGGGCTCGGGCAAGACCACGTTGGCCGAGCGCCTGGCTCAGGAGTTGAAGCGGTCCTATGCGGAGGCCGATGAGTTCCACTCCCCGGCCAACATCGAGAAGATGGCGTCCGGAACGCCGCTGACGGACGAGGACCGCGCGCCCTGGCTCGCGGCGATCCGTGACTGGATGGGCTCGGCGGCCAACGCCGGCGGGACGATCGTCACCTGCTCGGCCCTCAAACGCACCTACCGCGATCTGTTGCGGGAGGCTGCCGGCCGGGTGTTCTTCCTGCACGTCACCAGCGATCCGGCGGTCATCATCGATCGCATGGAGCACCGCCCGGGCCACTTCATGCCGGCCTCGCTGGTGCCCAGCCAGCTCGCGACACTCGAGGAACTCGGGATGGACGAGGACGGAGCGGTGCTGGTCAACTCCGGTAGTGTGGACGAGCTTGTCGAACAGGCGCTGACCATCGTCGCCGACCTCTGA